Proteins from one Sabethes cyaneus chromosome 2, idSabCyanKW18_F2, whole genome shotgun sequence genomic window:
- the LOC128736381 gene encoding uncharacterized protein LOC128736381 has product MIDNRLNFNFHVDYVCEKAAKAFNAIARIMSNCYGPRSSKRRLLASVPSSILRYEGQVCIAALRSKQNRVKLNSTFRLMVVRVASAYRTISSEAVCVIAGVIPISIMLVEDNDCCGRRNTRGARKLAREKSLSKWQQEWDRAENDRWTHRLTDRTGQPG; this is encoded by the coding sequence atgatagacaaccggttgaacttcaacttCCACGTCGACTACGTttgcgagaaggcggcgaaggctTTCAATGCGATAGCCAGGATCATGTCGAATTGTTACGGACCGAGAAGTAGCAAGCGGAGACTGCTGGCTAGTGTGCCAtcatcgatactgcggtatgaaGGTCAAGTCTGTATCGCAGCACTACGATCGAAGCAGAATCGCGTGAAGCTGAATAGTACCTTCCGACTCATGGTTGTAAGAGTTGCCAGTGCgtatagaacaatatcgtcggaggcagtatGCGTTATCGCTGGAGTGATCCCCATCAGCATCATGCTCGTGGAAGATAACGACTGCTGCGGACGAAGAAACACCAGAGGAGCCCGGAAGCTGGCAAGAGAAAAGTcgctgagcaaatggcagcaagagtgGGATAGGGCCGAGAATGATAGATGGACGCATCGACTCACTGACAGAACCGgtcaacctggttga